In the Agromyces flavus genome, GCGGACGGTCCGGGCGGATGCTGGAGGGCACCGGTGAGTCGCTTCAGCTGGTCCACGAGCTCCTCGTCGACCAGCTCCTCGTCCTCACTCTGCTCGGCGTCCGCGATCAGCTGACTGGCCGGGCCGAGGAGAAGGGTCGCGTGTCCGACCGAGCCGTCCTCCTCACGCGTCGGAATCTCGAACGTGGCCGCGGTCGCCGCCTTCGCGAGCATCTGCGCGTACTGGAGCAGAGCGTGGGCGATCTCCGAGCCCGTCAGGATCGAGTCTCCCGCGTAGTAGATCCGATGCATGATCCCTGAATACGCGATCGCCGCCGACGGCGACAGGGCTTGACCCGCTCGGGTCGCCCGGTCTCACGAGATGAGCGGGGCGGACGCCGCGTAGCGGTCGAGCACGATGTCGACGAGCTCCCGCGGGGCGGGTGCATCCGGCACGAGCAGCGGCTGGGCGGTCACGTCGGCGCCGGCGGCACGCGCGAGGTCGTCGAAGTAGCCGGGCGCGAGCAGGTAGTTGGCGACGACGACCCGCGCTGATGTGGCATCCGCTCGCGCCGCCGCGACCGCGTCGGGCAGGCGCGGCTCGGCGGCCGAGAGGAAGCCCACGAGGACGTCGCGACCGGATGCCTCGGCGAGTCGCCTCGCCTGGTCGCGGCAGTCCTCGACCGCGCGTCGGTCGCTGGAGCCCGCGACCGCGAGCACGATCCGGTCGTCGGCTCCCAGGCCGGCCTCCTCGAGCCTCCGCAGCAGCAGTGCGGCGAGCCGGTCGTCGGGGCCGAGCGCTCCCGCGAGCACCACGGGGCGGGTCGTCTCGTCGGCGACCGCCTCCGTGAGATCGACGTACACGTGGTACCCCGCCGAGAGCAGCAGGGGCACGACGACCGCGGGCTCACCCGCGCCGAGCGAGGCGAGGGTCGCGGGGACGTCGGGCTGCTCGACGTCGACGTGGCCGAGCCGCACGCTCGGCGTGCCATCCGGATGCCGCTGCGCCAGCGCCTGGGCGAGGGCGTCGTGCAGCCCGCGCACGGCGCGCCGGCCCTCGGGCGAGGATGTGCCGTGCGAGATGCCGACGAGGGCGGGGGGCCGGTCGCTCATGCGTCCATGCTCGCAAACCGATGGGGTGCGCGTCGCCGCATGACGGCGGCGTCAGAAGCTGGTGACGAGATCGCCGAGCACCTCGTCGATCTCGGTCGGGTCGGTCGCGTCGTAGTAGTGGGCGCCAGTCGCACTCGAGATGGACTGCAGCGTCTTCACGTCGGCGTCGGCGCCGTACGCGAGCGTGAACACGAGCACCGGAGTGGTGTGGTGCAGGTCCTCGAGGGTCGCGATCATCTGCGCCGAGGTCGTGCTCGGCGCCTCGGTCTCGTTCCGGCCGTCGCTCAGCAGCACGATCGCGTTGATGCGATCGGGGTCGTAGTCGTCGCCCTGCTGCTTCGCGAACGTGTCGACCGCCTCGTACAGCGGCGTCCACTCGATGGGCTGGAGCTTCGCCAGCGCCGCCTCGAACCGGTCGCGGGTGTCGGCGATGTCGTCGACCGCGCTCACCTCGCCGGGCGCGAGCGGGTTCGCGTCGACCTCGGAGAACGCGGCCAGGCCGACGTGGTCGCCGTCGGCGAAGTGGTCGAGCGCCTGCGAGATCGCGGCCTTCGCCGCCTCGAGCTTGGTCGCGCCCGTGGAGATCCGATCGCCCATCGAACCCGAGACGTCGACGAGGAACAGCACGTTGGCTCGCTTGCGCACGTCGGGGAACGCCTCGTGCATGGCCACGACGACGGTCGGCTCGGGGAACGCGAGGCCGCCTCGGGGCGTCTCGGCGAGTGCGCCGACGCTCGCGACGCCGGGGTCGAGCTCGCGATTCAGGTCGCGGTACCCCGTCTCGCGCACGATCGCCTGCCCCTCCTCGGTGGTCGCGAACCGCAAGAAGTCCTCCGCGGCGGCCGCCTCGGCCTCATCCACCCAGGCACCGGTGAGCACCACCGCGGGATTGTCGGCGACGTAGAACCCGTCGGTCGGGTAGATCGGCACGAGCTGCTCGGCGGGCGGCTCGCTCTCGATCCGGGTCACGCCGTCGCGGCTCGTGATGCCGCGGTTGTAGTCCCAGACCGACTTCTCGTCGACGATGACGGCCGAGAGGAAGTCCGCGGCCGATCCGCCCTTGTCCTCTGCCTGACGGGCGTGCCAGAGGAAGTGCTCGGGCGTGGCCATGTAGTGGCTCGTCGCGAGCTCGTGCTGCCGGACCTCGTCGGTGATCTCGTCGTCGGCGATGTCGTCGGCGGAGAGCTCGGCGACTGAGCCCGCGGCCGCCCCGTAGGAGGCGAGCATCGCGGCCTCGCCCGAGCTCGCGACGAGCGGGCTGGTCTTGCCGAGCTTGAACTCGCCCCACTCGGGGTGGTCGAGGTCGTTCCAGACCTCCTCGTCGTCGGCGGTCGCGAACACGTCGGCCCAGGTCGGCGGCTCCTCGTCCCACCCGATCGCCGAGGCGAGCTCCTCGGGCATCGCGAGCACGATGTCGGAGGAGCCGATGCTCTCGCCCTCCTCGGGCACGTTCGCCGAGCCGCCGGCCTCGCGGGCGATGCCGAGCCACGAGCTCGCATCGGGGATCCACAGCGTCGGGCGCTCGTCCTCGGGCAGCTCGGTGAAGCCGACCGCCGCCTCCTCGGCCGCGATGCCCGACTTGTCCTTCGTGGCGACGACGGTGACGCACGAGCCGTCGACGTTCCGCGGCTCGGCGTTGTAGGCCTCGGCGAGCGTCGAGACCATCTCGGCGTTCTCGAACGACGACAGCGCCCGCACGGTCGTGCACGGCTCCGTTCCAGGGGTGGGTGCGGGCTCGTCGGAGGGGAACACGATCGGCTCGGGCTGGGCGGTCTCGGCCGGGGCTGCAGTGGTGCCGCCCTGGCTGCCGAGCATGGCCGCGGTGACGGCGCCGCCGACGGCCAGCAGCGCGACGACGGCCACTGCGGCGCCGATCCACAGCGCGCGCTGGCGCCGCCGTCGGCCCTCCTCGCGGATCCGACGGCGGTCGCGTCGTGCGGGAACGGTCTCCGGTGCGTCGCGCATCGCTCGTCCTCCAGTCGGCGGCTGCCTCGTTGGTGAGCCTAGCTCAGCGCCCCCCGAATGGGGCCCGACCATCCTGTCACGCAGCGGAACCTCATCAACCGGTCGAGTTGAGGAGGCCGACGATCACGGCCGTCCACCACGCGACCTGCGAGACGATCGCGCTCCCGACGAAGCCCGCTCGCGCGCGCGGCGGAAGGGAGGCGAACCGTGCGTTCCCCGGCAACCGGGCGAGAGCGTGGGTCCAGTGCGTGAGAGCGACGCCGTTGAGCGCGAGCACGAGCACGGCGGCCATCTTCACGAGCGTCGCGGGCTGCTGCAGGTCGGGCTCGAGCAGCGCTCCGCTCACGAGCAACCCGCCGAGTCCGACCCAGACGGGCAGGATCATCGTGCGATCGGCCTGGCGGAGTTCGCGCACGCTGCTCCATCCGGTGGCCCACAGCAGGGCGTGCCACTCGATCATGAGCACCGCGCCGAGCCCGACGACGAGCGAGGCGAGGTGCACGAACAGCGCGATCCCGTGCAGCCAGTCGGGCGGCGTGACGACCGCCGCCGCCCAGACGGTGACGGCCCACGCGGCGGCGACACCGGCGTACGCGACGAGCCGGCGCCGCCTGCTGCGCGCCCGCTTCTCCCTGAGGGTCATCGTCACGCCCGACCGCCCGTTTCGCCGGCGTGCCGCTCTCACGGACACGCGTCCGATTGCGTCAGCCCTCACACTATCCGGGACCAGCCGCCGGATGTCGCGACCGCGCGGCGCTGTGGACAGCTCGCGGACGTGGCTACTCCACGACCAGAGCGAGCGAGGTGTCGCCGCAGGGGACGACGTCGGCCCCGCCCGGCAGCGGCGCGGCATCCGTCGCCCGACCCTCGGCCTCGGCCTCGCGGAGCGGGGCGAGCGCGTCGGCGAGCCCGTCGAGCCGGAGCAACGCACCGGTCGCGCGGTGGGTGTCGGTCGACGCCACGATGCGGCCCGACGCGTTCACGATCGTGCACGTGCGGTCGGCGGCGCGGAGCACCGGCAGCAGCGCCTGCTCGAGGCGAGCGACGTAGACGTCGGCGCCCACCAGGCCGGCCATCTCGCCGTCGACGACGACGGGCGTGGTGATCGTGACGGTGTAGTCGTCGGTGCAGAGGTAGTCCACGTACGGGCCGGTGAGGTGCCGGCGGCCGGTGCGCGCCGGCACGCGCCACCACTCCAGCGTGGTGTAATCGCGGAACGCTTCGGCATCGGGATCGCTCACGGCGTCGAGGCGGCGCAGGCCCCCGCCGGTCTGCTCGACGCGGAACGGCGACGCACCGCTCAGCCACCACGCGAGGTGCCAGGGCGCGTCGGGGAGGAAGCCCGGCGCCGCGACGAATCCGGCTCCGGTGATGAGCGTGCCCGGCCGCTCGAGCTCGCCCGCGACGAGGTCGGCGACGAGCGGATCGAATGAGGCGGCGCGCGGGTCGTCGTCGGCCTCGAGCGCCTGCTCGACGCGGGTGCGCCATTCCTCGATCACGGCGAACACCGGGTCGATGGTCGCGGCGATGCGCTGCGCGATCCCGGTCGACGTGTCCACGAGCGTCATGACCGGCTCCCTTCGGTCGTGGATGCCGCCTCGAGCCGGGCCTTCTCGTCGACGAGCCACTCGACGGCGGACGTGATGTGCTCGACCGTCGCGGCGCGTGCGGATGCGGCATCCGCTCGCCGGATCGCGTCGATCACCTCGAGGCGTACCTCTCTGCTGCGGTCACGGTACTCCTGTTGCCGCAGGCAGAGCCAGAGCAGGGCGCCCGTCTCGGCCTGGAGGCGCAGCTCCTCGTGCACGAGCCGGGGCGACTGGCTCACGGCCGCCACCTCGAGCTGGAAGCTGCCGACGGCACGGCGGGCGCCGCCCGGGGTGGTGAGGTCGGCGCGCGCGTCGATGTCGACGAGGCTCTGCACGTCGTCGTCGCTGGCCCGATCGGCCGCCACCTCGGCGGCCATCCCGGCGATCGCGGCCACGTGCAGCGACAGGTCGCGCAGCTCGATGCGGCTCGCCGCGCGCAGCCGCGCGTCGATGAGGCGCGTGGACGTGTCGCGGTCGTAGGTGACGAAGCTGCCGCCGTCGCGACCTCGGCGCGTGCGCACGAGGCCCTTATGGCGGAGGGCGACGAGCGCCTCGCGCGCGGTGACGAGGGCGACGCCGAGCCTCCGCGCGAGGTCGTTCTCGCTGGGCAGGCGCTCGCCGTCGTGCAGCACGCCGGAGACGATCGCGTCGGTCAGGCGCTGCTCGACGAGCTCAGCGCGACCCGCGCCGTCGAGCGGCGAGAAGATGACGGCCCGGGCGGCATCGGCGCGAGCGCTGGCCTGCGGCATCCGTCCTCCTCGATGAGCGGCCCCGGCAACCCTCCCCCGGATTGGGGGCACCGGCCGGCGGATCCGTGATGCGACCGTAACACGAACCTCTGGACTATGACATATGAGTCCATATGATTTACAGCACGACCATCGAAGGAGATCGTCCATGACCGACCAGCAGCCGGCCATCAGGCTGACCGGGCTCACGAAGGAGTTCGGCGCCGTCACCGCCGTCGACCACGTCGATCTCGAGATCGCCGCGGGCGAGTTCTTCTCGATGCTGGGTCCGTCGGGCTCCGGCAAGACCACCGTGCTTCGGCTCATCGCCGGCTTCGAGCAGCCCACGAGCGGCACGATCGAGCTGTTCGGCACGGATGTCACGAAGCGGGCACCCTTCGACCGCGACGTCAACACCGTCTTCCAGGACTACGCGCTGTTCCCGCACATGTCGGTCCTCGAGAACGTCGCCTACGGACTCCGCGTGCGCGGCATCGGGCGCAAGGAGCGACTCGAGCGGGCGCGACGGGCCCTCGCCTCGGTTCGCCTCGAGCAGATGGGCGACCGCAAGCCGTCGCAGCTGTCGGGCGGTCAGCGCCAGCGCGTCGCGCTCGCGCGCGCGACGGTCGTCGAGCCCAAGGTGCTGCTGCTCGACGAGCCGCTCGGCGCGCTCGACCTCAAGCTCCGCGAGCAGATGCAGGTCGAGCTCAAGCAGATCCAGCGCGACCTCGGCATCACGTTCATCTTCGTGACCCACGACCAGGAGGAGGCGCTGACGCTCTCCGATCGGATCGCCGTCTTCAACGCCGGCAAGATCGAGCAGCTCGGCACGCCGAACGAGCTCTACGAACGGCCCACGTCGCGCTTCGTAGCCGACTTCGTCGGCACCTCGAACCTCTTCGACGACGAACGTTCCAAGACCATCCTCGGTCGCGACGGGCACCACTCGGTGCGTCCCGAGAAGATGACCGTCACGCGCGACGGCCTCGCAGGCGCCGGCGTGGTGAACATGCCGGGCACCGTCGTCGAGGCCATCTACCTCGGCAGCGGCGTGCGCCTCGTCGTCGACCTCGACGACGGCACGCGCGTGAGCGTGCTCGAGCAGAACGACCGCGGTCGCGTCCACGACGACGAGCGCGGCGACCGGGTCGTCGTCTCCTGGCACGACGACGACGTCGTGGCTCTCGGGCCCGGCGTCCTTCCCGGCATCTCCGGCTGAGCCAACCGCCCGGCCGAACCGACCCACCCGCACCTGCACCACCACCCGCACCACCTGCACCCCGCACAGAACAAGGAGACAACCATGATGCGAATGCGCACCGCCGCCCGCGGCGCGACCGTGGGGCTCGCGATCGCCTCGGTCGCGCTGCTCACGGCCTGCGGCACGTCCCAAGCCGGCTCGACCGGCGGCGAGGCCGCCGAGGAGCTCGGCGAGATGGAGGGCCAGCTCTCGGTCCTCGCCTGGCCCGGCTACGCAGAGGACGGCTCGAACGACCCCGAGGTCGACTGGGTGACCCCGTTCGAGGAGGACACGGGCTGCGAGGTCACCGTGAAGACCTTCGGCACGTCCGACGAGGCCGTCAACCTCATGAAGACGGGCGAGTACGACGTCGTGTCCGCATCCGGCGATGCGTCCCTGCGCCTCGTGGCTGCCGGCGACGTGCAGCCCGTCAACATGGAGCTCACGCCGAACTACGAGAACATCTACGACTTCCTCAAGGACAAGGCGTGGAACACCGTGGACGGTGAGAACTACGGCATGCCGCACGGCTACGGAGCCAACGTCCTCATGTACAGCACCGACGTCTTCCCCGAGGCCCCGACCTCGTGGAGCGTCGTGTTCGACGGCTCCGACGAATACGCCGGCAAGGTGACCGCGTACGACTCGCCGATCTACATCGCCGACGCCGCGATGTACCTCATGGAGCACGAGCCCGACCTCGGGATCGAGAACCCCTACGCCCTTGACGAGGAGCAGCTCGCGGCCGCCGTCGACCTGCTCAAGCAGCAGCGCGAGAACATCGGCGAGTACTGGTCGGACTACCTGAAGGAGATCCAGGCCTTCACGACCGGCGACACCGTGGTCGGCACGAGCTGGCAGGTCATCCAGAACGTCCTCGAGTCCGAGGGCGTCTCGACCGCCGTCACGCTGCCGGAGGAGGGCGCGACCGGATGGTCGGACACGTGGATGATCGCCTCCGACACCGAGAGCCCGAACTGCGCCTACGCGTGGCTCGACCACATCGCGAGCCCCGAGATCAACGCCGAGGCGACCGCGTACTTCGGCGAGGCCCCCTCGAGCGACGAGGCCTGCGAGTACCGCGAGGACTGCGAGGCGTACCACGCGGGTGACGCCGAGTACGCGTCGCAGATCTGGTACTGGACCACGCCGATCGAGGAGTGCATCGACGGTCGCACCGACGTGAAGTGCACCGACTACTCGGCGTGGACTGCGGCATGGCAGGAGATCAAGGGCTGACGCCCTTCCCGACCGGGGCGGCCCCGCGACGCCGGGGCCGCCCCATCCCGAACCTTCTCGACAGGAACGCTGCATGACGACGAACGCCCCTCCGCGGCATCCGCTCCCGGCCCCTCGCGACTCGGTCGCGCGCAAGGGGTCGGCCTTCCTGGCCACGCACCCGCGCGCACGACTGGCGTTCCTGCTGACCGCGCCGCTGTTCTGGCTGGTCATCGTCTACATCGTGGCGCTGGTGCTGCTGCTCGTGACCGCCTTCTGGTCGGTCGACAGCTTCACCGGCGAGATCACCACCGAGTTCACGCTCGACAACATCATCGAGGTGCTCACCGGCTCGCTCTACCAGACGGTGACGCTGCGCACGGTGGGCGTCGCGCTCCTCGTCACGCTCATCGACGTCGCGCTCGCCCTGCCGATCGCGTTCTTCATGGCGAAGGTCGCGTCGCCACGCATGCAGCGCGTCCTCGTCATCCTGGTGCTGACCCCGCTGTGGGCGTCGTACCTCGTGAAGGCGTACGCGTGGCGTTCGGTGCTCTCGCAGGAGGGCATCCTCGAGTGGCTGCTCGCACCGTTCGGAGGCCACACGCCGGGCTACGGCCTGCCCGCGACGGTCATCACGCTGTCGTACCTGTGGCTGCCGTACGTGATCCTGCCGATCTACGCGGGGCTCGAGCGCGTGCCCGACTCGCTGCTCGAGGCGTCGGGCGACCTCGGCGGGAAGACGTGGCCCACGCTGCGCCTCGTGGTCCTGCCGCTGGTGTTCCCCGCGATCATCGCGGGCACCATCTTCAGCTTCGCGCTCTCGCTCGGCGACTACATCACGGTGAACATCGTCGGCGGCGCGAGCCAGATGCTCGGCAACCTCGTCTACACGAACGTCGGCGCGGCGAACAACCTGCCGCTGGCCTCCGCGATCGCCCTCATCCCGATCGTGATCATCTTCGGCTACCTCTTCCTCGTGCGTCGCACCGGCGCACTCGACAACCTCTAGGGGCGACGGATGCGACTCTCGAAGGCCTCCCGCACGATCCTCGGCGTGGTCACGGCGATCATCCTCGTCGTCGTCTACGTGCCGCTGCTCGTCGTGCTCGTGAACTCGTTCTCGACATCGACGTCGCTGACGTGGCCGCCGCCCGGCTTCACGCTTGAGTGGTGGGGGCGCGCGTTCTCGAGCGCGGGCGCCGTCGAGGCCGTGTCGACGAGCGTGCAGATCGCCGCCATCGCCACGGTGATCTCGCTCGTGCTGGGCACGCTCATCTCCCTCGCGCTGCAGCGATTCTCGTTCTTCGGCAGCGACGCCATCAGCCTGCTCGTGATCCTGCCGATCGCGCTGCCCGGCATCATCACGGGTATCGCGCTCAACAACTTCTTCCGCACGATCATGGGCGTGCCGCTGTCGATCTGGACGGTCGTGATCGCGCACGCGACCTTCTGCATCGTGACGGTGTTCAACAACGTCATCGCGCGACTGCGCCGTCAGGGCACGAACCTCGAGGAGGCGTCGAGCGACCTCGGCGCCGGCGTCTGGACCACATTCCGCCTCGTGACGTTCCCGCAGTTGCGCTCGGCGCTCCTCGCGGGCGGCCTGCTCGCCTTCGCGCTGTCGTTCGACGAGATCATCGTGACGACGTTCACCGCGGGATCGGGCGTGACGACGCTGCCGATCTTCATCCTGAACAACATGTTCCGGCCGAACCAGGCTCCGATCGTGTCGGTGATCGCGGTCGTGCTGGTCATCGTGTCGATCGTGCCCATCTACCTGGCGCAGAGGCTGTCGGGCGAGCGCGAGCAGAAGGCGCCGTAGCGGGGGCAGAATGAGGGGCATGGATGCCGCGCTGCCGTCCTCGTTCACCGCGTCGCTGCCCTCGTGGCTGGTCGAGGAGCTTCCGCGGCTCGGGTCGACGCCGTTGCCCGACGACGATGCCCGGGTGGGGCTCGCGATCGAGCTGGCCGACCGGAACTGGCGGGCAGGCAGTGGCGGTCCGTTCGCGGCGCTCGTGGTCGACGCGGCATCCGGTGAACTCGTCTCGGCGGGCGTCAACCTGGTGCTCTCGAGCGGACTCAGCTCGACGCATGCAGAGGTGACGGCACTCAGCCTCGCCCAGACGCGCCTCGGTCGGTGGGACCTGGGCGCACAGGGCGCGGAGCTGGAGCTCATCGTCAACTGGGCGCCATGCGTCATGTGCTACGGGGCGACGATGTGGTCGGGCGTTCGGCGCCTCGTGATCGCCGGGCACGGCGACGAGTGCATGGAGCTCACCGGCTTCGACGAGGGACCGATGCCCGAGGACTGGATCGGGGAGTTCGAGCGCCGCGGCATCCGCGTGCGCTCTGGCGTTCGCCGCGATGAGGCGATCGAGGTGTTCCGGGCGTTCGGCGCGTCGGACGCCGTCGTGTACAACGCACGAGGCCGGTCCGAACGCTAGGGTCCGGACCGGCCCCGGTCTCCACTGCGGGTCAGCGCTCACCGTGGTCGTGCGGGCCACCGTGTCCGCGGTGATGATCGCGGCGGCGGCCCCGGTGGTCGTCGAGGTGGACGTGGACGTGCACCTCGCGCTCGCCGTGGGGGTGACGGTGGTGGCCGTGCCCGTGGTGGTGGGGCTCGTGCGCCGCGCCGTGGCCCCGGTGGTCGTCACGCTCGTCGAACGCCCAGGGTGGCGTGCCGAAGCGGCCGAACCCGCCGAACCCACGGGCACGGCGTGCGCCCCAGGGTCGTCCCGGCCCGCGGCGACCGAACCGGCCGCGCCCGCGCGGGATGCCGGGGCTGGACTCGTCCCAGCCGAGCGCGCGCGCCATGGCCTCGAGGCTCGCGAGGGTCGTGGCGTAGTCGTCGGATGACACGGCGCCGCGGATGCGCGAGCGGATGCCGTCCACTCGCTCGGCGAGGTCGGCGTGCGCCGCGCGCCCGGCCTCGGTGAGCTCCCAGGCGCCGGGCTCGCCGGCGACCCAGCCCCGCTCGACGAGCGGGAGCATGCGGTCGGGTCGCGCCTCGAGCTTGGCGCGGAGTCGGTCGTCTCGGACCTCGCCCCCCAGGAGGTTGAGCACGCGCCAGTCGCGGCGGGTGACCTCGAGGTCGGCGAAGGCCGTCTCGAACTCGCGGTCGATGAGCCGATCGAGGGCGGTGAGCCAGAAGCCGAGCGGGCGGCCGGCGCCGTCGGTCGTCGAGTCGGGGGCAGGGCCGTCGGGCCGCTCGTCGGAGACGGAAGCGTCGCGCTGGGGCTGGTCGTCGGGCTGGGCCGTGTCGGGGTGATCGTGGTGGTTCATGGGAATCCTCTCGTGGCCGGACTGCTCGTCGCGTGTGGCGCGGCGTCCGGCGGTCGTCGTCGCCCGTTCGGGCGGTGCATGTCGTGTGACATGTATATGCATCATGACATGCATTCCGAGTCCATGTCAAGTGACATGTATCATGGGTGCATGGCCGAATCGTCTCGTGGCGCATCCGACACCGATCCGGTCGACCTCATCGAGCAGTCCCTGGCGGCGCTGCGGCGCGGCGGACGCCATCCAGGCGGCCCGCATGAACGCGGCCATGACCACGGGCCGCACGCGCACGGCGGTGAGCACGGCCGTGCCGGCCGGTCGCCGTGGGGAGCTGGTCCAGGCGGACCGCCGTGGGGGTCGGGCCGACCCGGCAGCGGGAGCGGCGAGCCGGGTCCCGGCACCCCACCTTGGGTGCGTGGCGGGCCGCGCGGGGCGTGGGAGTTCCGAACCGGCCCGATGGCGAGCCTGCGCCTCCTGGCCACGCTGCATGCCGCCGACCGCGCGATGTCGGTGACCGAGCTCGCGGCGGCGATCGGCGTCGACCAGCCTCGCGCGAGTCGCCTCGTCCAGGCCGCGGCGAACGACGGCCTGGTCGAGCGCGAGGCCGATCCCGATGACGCCCGGCGCACGCGGATCCGACTCACCGATTCCGGGCGCGCGGCCGTCCACGACGCCACGTCGCATCGACGGGGGGCCATCGAGGCGGCGCTCGAGGGGTTCACCGACGAGGAGCGCGCACAGTTCGCGACGCTCTTCGCGCGGTTCGCGCGCGGCCTGCACGGCCGGCGCCCGTGACGCCGTTGCTCAGTTGAGCAGGAACGGGAGACACCGCTGCACATTCGCTGGCCGGGCATGAACGTCTCGTGACGCGGCTTCCCCAGCGACGGGCCCTTCCCTAGGCTGACGCGCGTCCGGGGGGTCACGGTGGCCGCGCCGGGTGCGTGAGGAGCCCCCGATGAAACGTCGTCTACATCGTCCCGCCGTCGCCGTCGCGACCGCTTCACTGCTCGCCGTCGGGCTCGCCGCTGCACCGGCCACGATCGCGCATGCCGCGACGCCCACAGAGCTGTTCATCAGCGAGTACATCGAGGGCAGTTCGAACAACAAGGCCATCGAGATCGCGAACCTCACGGGAGCGCCCATCGACCTCGGTGCCGGAGACTACGACCTGAAGATCTCCTTCAACGGCTCCGCGACCGTCGGACTCACCATCCCATTGACGGGAACGGTGGCCCCGGGTGACGTGCACGTCGTCGCGCACGGCTCGGCGAACGCGACCATCCTCGCGGCGGCCGACCAGACCAACAGCGCCGGATGGTACAACGGCGACGACGCCGTCATGCTGACGAAGGCGGACGCGGTCGTCGACGCGCTCGGCCAGAGCGGATTCGACCCCGGCACGGAGTGGGGGTCGGGGCTGGTCTCCACCGCCGACAACACGCTGCGCCGCGGTGACGCCTATTGCCAGGGCGACACCGACCCGGGCGATCCATTCGACCCGACCGTCCAGTGGACCGGTTTCGCAAGCGACACCTTCGACGGGCTCGGCACGCACTCGGCGACCTGCGAGACTCCGCCGCCGCCGCCCCAAGCGGACTGCGATGCCGACATCGTGACCATCGGGTCCGTGCAGGGCAGCGGCACGGCGACGCCGGTCGCCGGCCAGACCGTGCGCGTCGAGGGTGTCGTCGTGGGCGACTTCCAGGCGTCCGGCGGCCTGGGCGGGTTCTTCCTGCAGGACGCCGGCGACGGTGACCCCGCGACCTCCGACGGCATCTTCGTGCTCTCGTCTGAGCCCGTCGAGGTCGGTGACCCCGTCCACGTCGTCGGCACGGCCGGTGAGAACTTCGGTGCGACGCGCATCTCCGCGATCGACGCGGCGATCTGCCCCGACGGCGTCGAGCTGCCCGGGCCAGTCGAGCTCGAGCTGCCGGTGCAGCCCTCGACCTCCGAGTCGCTCGAGGGCATGTACGTGACCATGCCGCAGACGCTCACGATCCTGGAGTACTTCGAGTTCGACCGCTTCGGCGAGATCGTGCTCGGTACGGAACGCCAGATCCAGCCGACCGCCATCTACGACCCGGGCTCGGCCGCTGCGATCGCGCTCGCCGCCGAGAACGCGGCGAACCGGATCACCGTCGACGACGGTCGCAGCGAGTCGAACCCCGACCCCGCGATCCACCCGAACGGTGAGGAGTTCACCCTCGAGAACACGTTCCGCGGCGGCGACCTCGTCTCCGACGTCACCGGCGTCCTCGACTTCGCGTTCGGCAAGTGGCGGATCCAGCCGACGCAGGGCGCGAACTACGAGGCGGTCAACGAGCGCCCCGAGGTCCCCGAGGTCGGCGGCGACTTCACCGTCGCGAGCTTCAACGTGCTGAACTACTTCACGACGCTCGATTCGCGTGGGGCCGCGACCCAGGAGGAGTTCGACCGGCAGGAGGCGAAGATCGTGGCGGCGCTCGCCGAGATCGACGCCGACGTGTTCGGCCTGATCGAGATCGAGAACAACGGCGACACGGCCGTCGGCACGCTGGTGCAGGCGCTCAACGACGCGGTCGGCCCCGACACCTACCGGTTCATCTCGACCGGGGTGGTCGGAA is a window encoding:
- a CDS encoding ABC transporter substrate-binding protein, producing the protein MMRMRTAARGATVGLAIASVALLTACGTSQAGSTGGEAAEELGEMEGQLSVLAWPGYAEDGSNDPEVDWVTPFEEDTGCEVTVKTFGTSDEAVNLMKTGEYDVVSASGDASLRLVAAGDVQPVNMELTPNYENIYDFLKDKAWNTVDGENYGMPHGYGANVLMYSTDVFPEAPTSWSVVFDGSDEYAGKVTAYDSPIYIADAAMYLMEHEPDLGIENPYALDEEQLAAAVDLLKQQRENIGEYWSDYLKEIQAFTTGDTVVGTSWQVIQNVLESEGVSTAVTLPEEGATGWSDTWMIASDTESPNCAYAWLDHIASPEINAEATAYFGEAPSSDEACEYREDCEAYHAGDAEYASQIWYWTTPIEECIDGRTDVKCTDYSAWTAAWQEIKG
- a CDS encoding ABC transporter permease, with protein sequence MTTNAPPRHPLPAPRDSVARKGSAFLATHPRARLAFLLTAPLFWLVIVYIVALVLLLVTAFWSVDSFTGEITTEFTLDNIIEVLTGSLYQTVTLRTVGVALLVTLIDVALALPIAFFMAKVASPRMQRVLVILVLTPLWASYLVKAYAWRSVLSQEGILEWLLAPFGGHTPGYGLPATVITLSYLWLPYVILPIYAGLERVPDSLLEASGDLGGKTWPTLRLVVLPLVFPAIIAGTIFSFALSLGDYITVNIVGGASQMLGNLVYTNVGAANNLPLASAIALIPIVIIFGYLFLVRRTGALDNL
- a CDS encoding ABC transporter permease, giving the protein MRLSKASRTILGVVTAIILVVVYVPLLVVLVNSFSTSTSLTWPPPGFTLEWWGRAFSSAGAVEAVSTSVQIAAIATVISLVLGTLISLALQRFSFFGSDAISLLVILPIALPGIITGIALNNFFRTIMGVPLSIWTVVIAHATFCIVTVFNNVIARLRRQGTNLEEASSDLGAGVWTTFRLVTFPQLRSALLAGGLLAFALSFDEIIVTTFTAGSGVTTLPIFILNNMFRPNQAPIVSVIAVVLVIVSIVPIYLAQRLSGEREQKAP
- a CDS encoding nucleoside deaminase gives rise to the protein MDAALPSSFTASLPSWLVEELPRLGSTPLPDDDARVGLAIELADRNWRAGSGGPFAALVVDAASGELVSAGVNLVLSSGLSSTHAEVTALSLAQTRLGRWDLGAQGAELELIVNWAPCVMCYGATMWSGVRRLVIAGHGDECMELTGFDEGPMPEDWIGEFERRGIRVRSGVRRDEAIEVFRAFGASDAVVYNARGRSER
- a CDS encoding MarR family winged helix-turn-helix transcriptional regulator → MNHHDHPDTAQPDDQPQRDASVSDERPDGPAPDSTTDGAGRPLGFWLTALDRLIDREFETAFADLEVTRRDWRVLNLLGGEVRDDRLRAKLEARPDRMLPLVERGWVAGEPGAWELTEAGRAAHADLAERVDGIRSRIRGAVSSDDYATTLASLEAMARALGWDESSPGIPRGRGRFGRRGPGRPWGARRARGFGGFGRFGTPPWAFDERDDHRGHGAAHEPHHHGHGHHRHPHGEREVHVHVHLDDHRGRRRDHHRGHGGPHDHGER
- a CDS encoding MarR family winged helix-turn-helix transcriptional regulator — encoded protein: MASLRLLATLHAADRAMSVTELAAAIGVDQPRASRLVQAAANDGLVEREADPDDARRTRIRLTDSGRAAVHDATSHRRGAIEAALEGFTDEERAQFATLFARFARGLHGRRP